Sequence from the Pecten maximus chromosome 8, xPecMax1.1, whole genome shotgun sequence genome:
ATTAGCTGTAGCGGTACTAATCCAATTGGTCATGACCACCACTGCTCTGGCCAGTCCAGTTTCATCAGCCAAACACTGTACAGACTCCCACATGACTGAACTATGAGTCCCATCACTTTACCAAATGTCGTAATTTCACAGCAGGGAGGCATGCTCACTGCTTCACTTGTCACAACAGTGCACCTCTGTTCACTTGCATGCGTACATTTCGTGTCAATGGGCATGTTGTCCCGTAAATCTAGGCCTTGAATCTCCTGTAACTTAATATCTGCTACACACACCAAGTGAATAACGGCACAGCCCCCGAGTTCCATAGGTAGAACATATCGCCCGAAAATGTGGACGCGTCGCCTGTAGCCGTAATTAGTTGGGTATGCACCGATTCCAACTCTGGCCTCATCATCTCTGATATCCTATCAAATACGTAAGGACTGGGCAACGTAATTGTTGCTCCGGTATCTACTAAGATATTAACACACACACTGTGTATATACACATCCACAAAAAAATCCTTCCTCACATGACAACGCGGATATGGGCCTAGCAGCCACACCTAAACCCCGGCCCTCGGACTTAGTGTGTTCTCTTTTGCCTTGGAATGTCTGTTTGTATTCCCATTGAAATTCCTGAGGTATTTTTGACTGTGACAAATTAAGTGTTTGATTTAATGTTTTTTGATAACTGTCGCAATTCACTTGACAAATTAGACAACTCATCCTGGAACTTTGTAGTTCCGGCTGCCACTCATTCTTGTCCTATGAATCACTTCCTCGGACATGAGGTACATTCGCCTTTTCTCGACCATTTTGCACTACCCTCATCCGTCTACCACACTGGCGATCTGCGAGTCTATGTGTCTCAAGTCGTACCGCCAAAGTTTCAGCTTCAGCTATGGTTTTAGGCTGAGCGTCTCGAATTTAAAACCGCATATCTTCATCTGGTAATGCATCAATAAAATGGTCCAATGCCAGAATCTCCGTAAGTGTTTAAACAGCTGAAGGATACGCTTGTCTTGTAAGCTTTTTAACCGCATGTGCAAGCTCCAGCAGGGACTCATCCCTTCCTTTAGTCCTGGTTTGTAACCTAGCCCTGAACATTTCAACCCTGTTCACAGACCCAAACCGACTATTTAACGCCTTACGAAGACTGTGGAAATCGCGTCTCTTGTCCCGTGCGAGCTCATTCAACACTGCCCTAGCTTGACCTTTGATACTACCTGCAAGATATAGTGACTTTGTAGCATAGTCCCACTTGTTTATCTCAGAAACAATTTCAAACTGGGTAAGATATTCCTCCCAATCATAGTGACCATCATAATACTGAGCCTACTGAGATCTTTGGAGAATTGGGCCACGCTCCGGATATATTACATGTTTCATTCGGCCTCGGTGTTGTATTGGTGACAGTAGCATACACATCGTCTGTCGTCGGAGTAAACCTGACACTAGGTGAACCCAAGGTGGATCCATGTGTACCACGTAGAGAGTCCATACTATCTCTGGTACCCTCAGGGGTACTGAACAAAATATCACTCCCATGGAATCCCTCAGCACCGGCCGTCCTAGCACACACTGGTGATACATTATCAATGGGATTCCTTGACTGAAGGGAGAATGTGGGCGATTTTGGGGTAGACTCCCCGAGAGCACTAAAAACGCTTTCATTTCTCAGCTTCGTAACAGGGTCTCGGTAACCAGTGGAGCCCCCTTTCGTTCCTTTTGAACAGTCTCTGGGAACAGCTCTAAGGCTGTCGCCAAAGCCACGATTCTTTAATAGATGATCCATCCTTGTAAGTTCCTCACAGACAGTCTGGACTTGTCCCGCATGACAGAATCCTGACTGCTAAAATATTGCCTCTGTTCCTCAAGCTCATTGCGAATCATCCTTTGGTTCGTTCCTATATGATCAAAACACTTTGAAAACATGTACTCCATACGATGAGAAAGGTCACGTATTTCACCTGCTAAGGAGCTAAACTGATTTTGTGACGTAGGTGTATCATTCAATTCGACTTTCGGAAACACTAGTTATGGTCCTTTTTCAGCTCAATCCTTTCCCTCCTCTTTTACTGTTTCATCAATAATATCCGAGTTATTCGAAGAGTCATCTTTACATGATCCAAACACAATGATATTGGAATCATCCATTTTGGTAGCCACTCACACTTCGATCACGATATAGACGAACTCACAAAAACAGTGTGCTTCAGTCAAAACTCACTGAATATAACACAATTACACGACTTTGTTCCACGAGAACACAATTCTGTTGTTTCCACGAAGGCAACACTTCCAGCACAAAAAGTAAACAATTTTATCGCAAAAACAATATTATCGAATCATGGTAATCGTACTGGAATCGCTACTATAGAACTCTATTATTCTAAcattataacatcagtataacatcatcattttatcattttatatcacACCGCTGCCACCACTTGTGAcgaatccccccccccccccccccctctctctctctctctctctctctctctctcttatataacatacacacaGCCTCCAGTTGCTTGTCGTTTGCTTTTGTCGAAAGTCTAGACCTGTAGTCGTTAAGTGATGATCATTGAATGTTTATAACTCTGTAATCAGAGTAGTAGTACCGCTGTCACCATATGAGCGTGACGATTGATAAGCTAAACTATACCTGCCTTGTTGAATGACTCTTGACCGGTCCCATGTATCCATGTATTGATAACTGAGACTGGTGCAATGAGCCAAGGCTTGATTTGACAGGCCGTCACTTAAGTTTATAAAAGACTTTACTGGTTTTATGGTTCAATGATAACGTGTTACGAGCCCTTAACGTAAACGATTCCAGTACCTTTATTAATGGgatttatttaataataaataaatctgtTTATCAGAGTACAATATACTAGGCCTTTTGGTGTCTTGTTACCGGATTAAGAGTTGTCGCCCTTTTGTCAATTGTGTGCttttgaattatctccccttagcaCTTGAAAATTCTAGACTGCCGGAACGCTGTTTGAGCAGTTGATTTATCACCAGATTATTGCATTTTTGCGTCGGTTTGCACCACGCTGCATAGGACAGGTTTGATATGGGTGTCATGAATTTCTGATATGGTTTCATTTTACGTTCTTGAATTTAAGTTAGTTGCTTAAAGTCAGTATTTTCGGATATATCTTGATCTTGTCAGCGTCTTTCGTACTCCCGCTCCCCACGTCTTAGCAGGAGCGGGGAAACCTATGTTATCAGTTATGGTCACCTTCATTTGATCCCATGCATTCATGAATTTAAGTAAAAAGAAATTCGAAAGTCGTAGCAAATTTGGTCTCTGTGAATATCTAACTTAATTCGAACTTTGTTAAGTAGGCAAGTTGTGAAATTCATTTTagaatgggggggggggggggggggggggtcatctCGGTAACGATTTGACTGCTCGTAGTATTGCTTAACGCTACATTTTTGAATGGGCTTTATTTATCAAGCATTAGAGGTTCTGGTGCACTATTAAGTATTTTTTATTAGTTAATGCACAAATATTTATAATCTTTCATTCAGCAGTGTGCTCGTAAGGGCTGTCTGGATTGGAACGATGAACACCTCAATTTCACGGTGCCCGGGCCCGGGGGTCGTCTCGGCAACATTTCCATACAATACAGTCGTATAATAGgcgatttgtttttaaatcttctAAGATGTTTTGGTagtttttataatattgaaGTTTATTTACATTCGATATAAGTAATTTGTGATATAATCTGTACTAATTATAAGTAATTCAGCAGATTGACCAAGTTATTGTTGCTGGTAACACTGGTTGAAttgcaatatttatttttatatttatcgTTAACAGTTTGGCTTTTATATGTTTCTATCAAGTATGCCTAGAGGAAAAGGAGTACAGCCAAAGAGGCTAAGTCAGAGGGAAAAACGGAAGCGTCTCCCCTATGACCCCAGTGACCCTCACGATGCGGACCAAACGCAGCATGCAGTTAACACCCCTGTCCAGTCTGACCAGATACTGATGTCGAGAACTCAGTTGGAGCAAAATGATTGCTGACAAAATTGAGGAGAGAATGGACCGGAGCACTCAGATTGCTACATTAATAACAACATCTAGTGAGGCTCCAAATAATGCAGGTAATGTCCCTCCTACCAACACACAGGAATTGGACACTTACCAGGTTGCCAGTGTGCATAACACATTGGGGGCAAATATTCCACTTAATataaggcaaaaaaaaaaaaaaatggggaaaaTGTGGATTTAAAAACCATGCTGGTCACCCCAGGGAACATTAATGAACCATCTAAGAAAATTGGTTTGGTGGATGGGGAGATCAAAATTATTAATAGGGAGTTGGGTAAGACAATTACTGACATTCAGGCATGGACAGATGCATTCTTAATTTTTATGGCAATATACTTTTTCGCTCATCAGGATGAAGCCCCAGCCATGCTCAAATATATAAGTACAGTAAGGTTAGGGGCAGGTAGAGGCAGTGGAAATAGTTGGCTGGAATATGACCAACAATTCCGTTTAAGAAAAGCAAGAGATCTTGCTGTTTCATGGGTTGTGGTTGATCAGGAACTCTGGCTCATCTACATGCACAAGGGTGCTAGTGTTAGTAATTCGCATAAACCTATGGGTGTTAGACAGgatcaaaatttgaaatgttatgATTACAATTATCAGAGGGTATGTAACAGGGCAAATTGTTTTTACATTCATCGTTGTTTGAAGTGTTCAGGAAGGCATCCAAGTGTCAGTTGTTTTACAAAGGGCACACAGAGTAATTCTGGTAATTTCCATTTTAGACCTGGTTCTGGGAGAGGAAACAATTTCGGTGCCCAATCATCCTCTTCTCAGCATCCTGCCCAATCATCGCGATTTAACAACAATCGCCCAGTCACCAATTAATTTAAGTTTACTTGAGGAATTACTGAGGGGTACCCTGATCGTGCTGTGGCGAGCGAACTGCTTCAAGGGTTTAAATATGGTTTTCAGCTTCAGTATTCTGGTCCTAGGTTAGCTTCTGACTGTAATAATCTTGCCTCAATTTTTGATCATGAATATGAGGCTGCTACTAAGGTGCTAAAGGAGGTCAACCTTGGCCGAATTGCTGGTCCATTCCATCACAGGCCCCTGGATAATTTACGGACTTCCCCAATTGGTCTTGTTCCTAAAAAAGATGGGTCCTGGAGATTAATTCAGCATTTATCACACCCTCAGGGGTCTAGTGTCAATGACTTCATTGACTCTGATTTATGTAAAGTTGAATATGCTTCTTTTGACACTGCTGTGGAGATGATCAGTAAGCTTGGTCAGGGTGCTTTGTTAGCAAAGATATAAGATCAGCTTTCAGGCTGCTACCAGTCCACCAACAAGATTTTTAATTACTTGGTTTTAAATTGATGgggattttttttgttgatcGTTGTCTTCCTATGGGATGTTCAATTTCATGTTCATTGTTTGAGAAATTTGCAACTTTTTTAGAATGGGCTGTTATAAAGAACTCCAGTATCCCTAGTATAGTTTATTATTTGGATGATTTTTTGTGTGCTGGGGAGCTTGAAAGTACTAATTGTAGAACCCGTATGCATGCGCTACAACAGATTTGTATAGAACTGGGGGTGCCATTGGCAAATGAAAAAACTGAAGGGCCTGTGCAAATTCTTGTATTTTTGGGCTTGGAAATCAATACACAGGATATGTCAGTTAGAATTCCCCAAGGCAAACTTCTAGAACTCAAAGAAAAACTGTTGGCTTTGTACAATTGTAGGAAAGCAACAGTAAAAGAGATTCAAGCATTGTCCGGCCTTTTAAACTTTTGCTCTAGCGCCATACCCTGTGCCAAAGCTTTCAATATACGTTTTTATGATTCAATTTCTGGCATGGTAAACCCACGTCATCATGTGCGTTTAACCTGTGATTTGAAGGAGGATATTCAAGTTTGGCTAGTTTTCCTAGAATTTTTCAATGgagtaacatatataccagatTTGGAGTGGACATCAGATACACAACTTGAACTTTTTACTGATAGTGCTGGGGGTAGTCAGCTTGGAGGGGGTGCTTACTTCCAGGGACATTGGGTGTTCTTTCCCTGGCCTCCCGCTTGGATTGGTACTGTGGTGCTTCCTGACATCACTTTTCTTGAGTTGGTCCCTGTAGTTCTGGCTTTTCACATTTGGGGTAGCTTCATGTCTAAGCGCAAGATAATCCTCCACATAGACAACAGTGCATTAGTGGCTTGCATCAATAAAAAGTCCTCGAAGTCTAAGGGAGTAATGCATTTGCTTCGACCCTTTGTACTGGATATCATGATCAACAACATTCAGTGTAAGGCAACTCATTTGGCTGGAACTAAAAACCTTATTGCTGATGCAATTTCTCGTCTTCAGTTGACAAGATTCTGACACCTGGCACCTTCAGCAGACCAGGAACCAGCCAAAATTCCAAGATCATTCCAGGCATTAATCTCAACTCTGAAGCTGTCCGATTGTTGAATGCATCTCTTTCTTCAAATACCAAAAAAGCATATGGACAGGCCTTGCTAGCTTTTGAGAGTTTTAGAAATAGTAGATTCAGTTATAATGTTTGGCCACCTAGCTGTCAGCAGTTATAGACTTCATTGCCTTCAAATcagctggtggtttttctccaagCACAGTGCAAACTTCAATAGCTGCTATATCTTTTAAATGCAACAGCTTAATGGTACAGACAATTTTGTGGTTAAGCAAATGTTGCGGGGTATGTCACGCCTTAATAAGAAATCAGACTCTCGTTTACCAATAACACCAGATATCCTTGTTAAAATTCTGAATTCCCTCCCTGCTGTATGTTTTTCTGTGTATGAGACCAAACTTTTTTCGGCCATTTTTTCCTTGGCCTATTTTGGGTTTTTCCGCATAGGGGAATTAGTAAAAACAAGTTTCACACCAGGCACTGggatgcatgttctaaaaagaGATAACGTTAGAATGTTGTACAATGATTCGTTGCTGCAGTTAGCATTACCTCATTCTAAGACTGATCAGGAAGGTAAAGGGGTTGTGCTGGAGTTTCCATCAGGTGCATCCCCCTGTCCTGTCAAACGAGTCAAGGATTACTTGGCAGTACGTCCTGCGCTTGGGGGtcttttttttgtcattttgggGGGAAACCAGTCACTAGATACCAGTTTAATTCACTTTTGCATAAGAGTCTAACATTTTCAGGTTTTAAAACTGGTGATTTCAAATCTCATAGTTTTCGAATCGGAGCTGCAACAAATGCAAGTAGTGTAGGCATGTCAGAAactgaaatcaaacaatatggGAGATGGGGATCTCGTGCATACAAGTCTTATGAACGAATCCTAACAGTTAAGCTTGGGGATTAACGGCCAATCGGTATTTTGAATTAAGTAGGCATTCGTCATTTGTCATGGCATCGTTGTAATGGCAAATATTAAGTCTTTTTCAGATGACGAAAATCAAGTTTGGGTGCTGGGCTCCTCGATTATTAAGAGAGCTTTCATACAGGCCAGGTCCTCGGCAGAAGGGGTGCATCTAGGGCTGCAACGCTACAGAATTAGATTGTGGTGGCAGGGTAAGAGAATTAGATTGTGGTGGCAGGGTAAGAGTGGCATGCGTTAGAGTCAAGTTCCAAGCATGGTGAAGATAATGCTAAAGTAtgaatcccccccccccccccccccaaagcTTTGGTTATACACTGTGGTGGGAATGATGTGGGACAGTTTTCTTTGGGACATTTGAGGCATACAATTTTAGATACATTGGACACGCTTAGGGCTCAGCTACCAGAAACATTCATTATTTGGTCACAGATTCTACCAAGGAAGTGGAGATATGAAAGACCATTGGGTAATTTGAATAGACACAGAGTAAGAATTAACAGTAAAGTTGCTACTGACAATTTATCGAAAGGTGGTGGGTATATTAAATACCCTGAGATTGTTTGTGGCAGCCCTGCATTGTTTTTAGGGGATCAAGTGCATTTTTCAGACCTTGGGAATTTCTTTTTCCTACGTTATCTACAGCAAGGTCTTTTTTCCTATTTTAAGCTTGACCAGAGAGTGTTTCCCCAGCAATAATACCAATTGAGTGGCTACATTGATGGACATTTCATTCATGGTGATTGTGGCATTGGCTGCTTCAGCTACCTTTATATCTCTATTTAGAGACAGGGGTAATCTGGAGTAGTTCACGGCCGGGATTTTCCTGCTAATTTGATGAGTTTTGATTTATGTGCAGTGATTTTCCTGcaattttgacaatttgtcgTTAATTTTTGTGGGAGTGAGCAAGAATTTCTTGCTACGTAACTTGACCCTTTGAAGTGATATAAGTTTAAGATTGCTGGTATTGATTTGATAGTTGAAGtcaatttgaaatttgttttgaatgttATTACTGGTGGTGGTGTCAAGTACCGGGATAGAATTTAAGGGTCTGTAGTATGCTTTTTGCTATTTCTATCTGCGGTCCTTGCCATGTGGCGGGTTAGAGGTGGCCACCAGGATTAATAAGTATTTAGTTAATATTTCCCCTTAAATTACAGCTATTCAAAATGACGGCTGACCACAGAGTCATTTCTGTATATAGCTTATTGA
This genomic interval carries:
- the LOC117332165 gene encoding uncharacterized protein LOC117332165, with the translated sequence MHALQQICIELGVPLANEKTEGPVQILVFLGLEINTQDMSVRIPQGKLLELKEKLLALYNCRKATVKEIQALSGLLNFCSSAIPCAKAFNIRFYDSISGMVNPRHHVRLTCDLKEDIQVWLVFLEFFNGVTYIPDLEWTSDTQLELFTDSAGGSQLGGGAYFQGHWVFFPWPPAWIGTVVLPDITFLELVPVVLAFHIWGSFMSKRKIILHIDNSALVACINKKSSKSKGVMHLLRPFVLDIMINNIQCKATHLAGTKNLIADAISRLQLTRF